The proteins below are encoded in one region of Reichenbachiella sp. 5M10:
- a CDS encoding DNA gyrase/topoisomerase IV subunit A produces the protein MEENGQEPNEELNNESNEPIHNVLPVSGLYENWFLDYASYVILERAVPAINDGLKPVQRRILHAMKEMDDGRYNKVANIIGSTMQYHPHGDMSIGDAMVNLGQKELLIDMQGNWGDVRTGDRAAASRYIEARPSKLALDILYNPQTTDWQLSYDGRKKEPVTLPVKFPLLLAQGVEGIAVGLSTKILPHNFCELIEASIKHLRGKPFKLYPDFQTGGVIDIEEYNKGGRGGKVKVRAKIEEYDKKTLVIKDIPFGTTTTSVIESIIKANDKGKIKIKKVVDNTAKDIEILVELANGVSPDITMDALYAFTDCQVSISPNACVIVDEKPIFTNVDEILRINTDQTVKLLKQELEIKRGELLEKILFSSLEKIFIENRIYRDIEECETWEAVLETIDQGLEPFKEQFYREITQDDIIRLTEIKIKRISKFDKFKADELMKRLQEELAEVEHHLANLVDYAVAYFENLLKKYGEGRERKTEISSIETITATTVAANNAKLYANFKEGFVGYGMKKDEFISDCSDLDDIIVFHKNGTFSVVKIQDKVFVGKDIIHAAVFNKNDERMVYNMAYVDGKSGRSMVKRFSVTSITRDRIYNLTKSDKGSKVHYFTANPNGEAELVTVYLTAGSSARKKVFDFDFADIEIKGRAAGGNTLTKYPVRKVVLKSEGKSTLSGTDIWYDETIGRLNRDERGKLLGNFNADDKIIVFFKDGNCELTSFELSNHYNQNHIYKIEKFDPNGIVTAIHQDGESKISYIKRFAIEATSIDKTYNLINDTKNSKLLFLTSTTNPKVEIGYRKKGERSKSVKEFELSEIIDKKGWKAIGNKFPVQNILSVTEIVSEQVAAEPSTGDLDALKESIKAEVKKEEKTGDGYDVGSSIDLGTDKKDDKDEKDQLGLF, from the coding sequence ATGGAAGAAAACGGACAAGAACCAAACGAAGAATTAAATAACGAGTCTAACGAGCCAATCCACAATGTGCTGCCCGTATCGGGCCTGTACGAAAACTGGTTTTTGGATTATGCCTCTTATGTAATCCTAGAGCGCGCGGTACCTGCCATCAATGATGGTTTGAAGCCTGTGCAGCGACGAATTCTCCATGCGATGAAGGAGATGGATGACGGGAGGTACAACAAGGTTGCCAATATCATCGGATCTACCATGCAGTATCACCCGCACGGAGACATGTCCATCGGTGACGCCATGGTCAACCTCGGGCAAAAAGAACTACTCATCGATATGCAGGGCAACTGGGGAGATGTGCGCACGGGGGATCGTGCGGCAGCATCTAGGTATATTGAAGCTCGGCCCTCCAAGCTGGCGCTGGATATCCTGTACAACCCACAGACGACAGACTGGCAGCTCTCCTATGATGGTCGTAAGAAGGAGCCCGTGACACTTCCTGTAAAATTCCCCTTGCTACTGGCTCAGGGGGTAGAAGGGATCGCGGTGGGTCTATCTACCAAAATTTTACCGCACAATTTCTGCGAGTTGATCGAGGCATCTATCAAACACCTGAGAGGCAAACCCTTCAAGCTTTATCCTGATTTTCAGACGGGTGGAGTCATCGATATAGAGGAGTACAACAAAGGGGGACGTGGTGGAAAAGTAAAGGTGCGTGCGAAAATCGAAGAGTATGACAAGAAAACACTCGTCATCAAGGACATTCCTTTTGGTACCACCACCACCAGTGTGATAGAGTCTATTATCAAAGCCAACGACAAAGGGAAAATCAAAATCAAAAAGGTAGTAGACAATACTGCCAAGGATATTGAGATTTTGGTAGAGCTGGCCAATGGTGTCTCTCCAGATATTACCATGGATGCACTGTATGCTTTCACGGATTGTCAAGTATCGATCTCGCCAAATGCCTGCGTGATCGTCGATGAGAAGCCTATATTCACCAATGTGGATGAGATCCTCCGTATCAATACAGATCAGACGGTCAAGTTGCTCAAGCAAGAGTTGGAAATCAAGAGAGGAGAATTGCTGGAGAAAATCCTGTTTTCGTCTCTCGAAAAAATATTTATAGAGAACCGCATCTATCGTGACATAGAAGAGTGCGAAACGTGGGAAGCCGTACTCGAAACGATCGATCAGGGACTGGAACCGTTCAAGGAGCAGTTTTACCGTGAGATCACGCAGGACGACATCATCCGATTGACAGAGATCAAAATCAAGCGTATCTCTAAATTTGATAAGTTCAAGGCTGATGAGCTCATGAAGCGCCTGCAAGAGGAGTTGGCGGAAGTAGAGCATCACTTGGCCAATCTGGTAGACTATGCCGTGGCTTATTTCGAAAACCTGCTCAAAAAATACGGAGAGGGCAGAGAGCGTAAGACAGAAATCTCATCCATCGAAACGATCACTGCCACGACAGTGGCGGCCAACAATGCCAAGTTGTATGCTAATTTCAAAGAAGGATTTGTAGGCTATGGTATGAAGAAGGATGAATTCATTTCGGACTGTTCGGATTTGGATGACATCATTGTATTTCACAAAAACGGAACCTTCTCAGTAGTCAAAATCCAAGACAAAGTCTTTGTAGGCAAGGATATCATCCATGCGGCGGTCTTCAACAAGAACGACGAGCGAATGGTCTACAACATGGCCTATGTGGATGGTAAGTCTGGACGATCAATGGTCAAGCGCTTCAGCGTGACCTCCATCACCAGAGACCGTATCTATAACCTGACCAAAAGCGACAAGGGATCTAAGGTACACTACTTCACTGCCAACCCAAATGGAGAAGCTGAGCTAGTGACGGTATACCTGACGGCAGGTTCTTCTGCACGCAAAAAGGTTTTTGACTTTGATTTCGCGGATATAGAAATCAAAGGACGTGCGGCAGGAGGGAATACACTGACCAAATACCCTGTACGTAAAGTTGTACTTAAATCTGAAGGAAAGTCAACACTCTCTGGGACAGATATTTGGTATGACGAAACCATTGGCCGACTGAATCGGGACGAGCGCGGCAAGTTGTTGGGTAACTTCAATGCGGATGATAAAATTATCGTTTTTTTCAAAGATGGAAACTGTGAATTGACCTCATTTGAGCTTTCTAATCACTACAACCAGAACCATATTTATAAGATCGAAAAGTTCGATCCGAATGGGATTGTCACAGCTATTCATCAAGATGGTGAGTCAAAGATTTCCTACATCAAGCGGTTTGCGATAGAAGCTACGAGTATTGACAAGACTTACAATTTGATCAATGATACTAAAAACTCGAAGTTGCTTTTCTTGACCTCTACGACCAACCCAAAAGTAGAAATAGGCTACCGCAAGAAGGGAGAACGAAGCAAGTCCGTCAAGGAGTTTGAATTGTCAGAGATCATCGATAAGAAGGGGTGGAAGGCGATAGGGAATAAATTTCCTGTACAAAATATACTGTCAGTGACAGAAATTGTCAGCGAACAGGTAGCAGCAGAACCCTCTACTGGCGATCTCGATGCACTCAAGGAAAGCATAAAAGCCGAAGTGAAAAAAGAGGAAAAAACAGGGGATGGCTATGATGTAGGTTCGTCCATTGATCTCGGTACGGACAAGAAAGATGACAAGGATGAAAAAGATCAACTCGGACTCTTTTGA
- a CDS encoding DNA topoisomerase IV subunit B, with product MAEKVEYTEDSIKSLDWKEHIRLRPGMYIGKLGDGSAHDDGIYVLVKEVMDNCIDEHMMGYGKTIQVKVGDHRVEVRDYGRGIPLGKVVDCVSKINTGGKYDSSAFQKSVGLNGVGTKAVNALSTYFRVQSFRDGETKMAEFNAGNITLDSPVEKSEQRNGTKITFEPDASVFKNYHFIPEYLDNLIWNYAFLNAGLTINFNGQKYHSENGLKDLLAKKTDVESQRYPIIHLKGEDIEIALTHSNQYGEEYYSFVNGQNTTQGGTHLAAFREAVVKVVRDFYKKDYDAADIRASIVGAIAVRVQEPVFESQTKTKLGSLTVVPEGATMRTFVLDFLRKSLDDYLHKNPETADALLKRILQSERERKDIAGIKKLANERAKKANLHNKKLRDCRLHFDDKKGDEDKKNGTMLFITEGDSASGSITKSRDVQTQAVFSLRGKPFNCFGSTKKVVYENEEFNLLQHALNIEDGIEGLRYRKIVIATDADVDGMHIRLLLMTYFLQFFPEVVKNGHLFILETPLFRVRNKKETIYCYSDEERQKAIAKLGNKPEITRFKGLGEISPEEFGEFIGEDIRLEPVILNKDTKVEQLLKFYMGKNTPDRQNFIIEKLRVEKDLVEEVA from the coding sequence ATGGCTGAAAAAGTTGAATACACGGAAGATAGTATCAAATCCCTTGATTGGAAAGAACACATCCGTCTCCGTCCTGGTATGTATATCGGCAAGTTGGGTGACGGTTCTGCACATGACGATGGGATCTATGTACTCGTCAAAGAAGTCATGGACAACTGTATCGATGAGCACATGATGGGATATGGCAAGACTATCCAGGTCAAGGTCGGTGATCATCGCGTAGAGGTGAGAGACTATGGACGTGGTATTCCGCTGGGTAAGGTCGTGGACTGTGTTTCCAAAATCAATACGGGTGGCAAATACGACTCTTCAGCCTTTCAAAAATCGGTAGGGCTAAATGGCGTGGGTACAAAAGCGGTCAACGCTCTCTCAACCTATTTTCGCGTACAGTCCTTCCGTGATGGAGAAACCAAGATGGCAGAGTTCAATGCGGGCAACATCACGCTCGACTCGCCAGTAGAAAAGTCAGAGCAGCGCAATGGGACCAAGATAACCTTCGAGCCAGATGCGTCAGTATTCAAAAACTACCATTTTATTCCAGAATACCTCGACAATCTGATATGGAATTACGCCTTCCTCAACGCAGGATTGACGATCAACTTCAACGGGCAGAAATACCATAGCGAAAACGGTCTCAAAGACCTTTTGGCGAAGAAGACAGATGTCGAAAGCCAACGCTATCCAATCATACACCTCAAAGGTGAAGATATAGAAATTGCTCTGACACACTCCAATCAGTATGGGGAAGAGTACTATTCATTTGTCAATGGGCAAAACACGACGCAGGGAGGAACACACCTCGCAGCATTCAGAGAGGCAGTAGTCAAAGTGGTCAGGGACTTCTACAAGAAGGACTATGATGCAGCTGATATCCGAGCCAGTATCGTCGGAGCGATCGCTGTTCGGGTACAGGAGCCCGTATTTGAGTCTCAGACCAAGACCAAGCTAGGTTCGTTGACCGTGGTGCCAGAGGGAGCGACCATGCGGACTTTCGTATTGGATTTTCTCCGAAAGAGTCTCGACGACTATTTGCACAAAAACCCAGAGACAGCGGATGCTCTACTCAAGCGTATCCTTCAGTCTGAGCGTGAGCGCAAAGACATCGCTGGTATCAAAAAACTCGCCAATGAGCGTGCGAAAAAAGCCAATCTACACAACAAAAAACTAAGAGACTGTCGTCTCCATTTTGATGACAAAAAAGGAGACGAGGACAAGAAGAATGGGACGATGCTTTTCATCACAGAGGGAGACTCTGCCAGTGGATCCATCACTAAATCACGCGACGTACAGACGCAGGCGGTTTTCAGTTTGAGAGGCAAGCCGTTTAACTGCTTTGGGAGTACAAAGAAGGTCGTGTATGAAAACGAAGAGTTCAACCTACTCCAACATGCACTCAATATTGAGGACGGGATAGAGGGGTTGCGCTACCGCAAAATCGTCATTGCGACGGATGCCGATGTGGATGGGATGCACATTCGCCTGCTATTGATGACTTACTTCTTACAGTTCTTCCCAGAAGTGGTCAAAAATGGTCATTTGTTCATTCTTGAGACGCCATTGTTTCGAGTGAGAAACAAGAAAGAAACGATCTATTGCTACTCAGATGAAGAGCGTCAAAAGGCCATTGCCAAGCTAGGTAACAAGCCAGAGATCACACGGTTCAAAGGACTGGGAGAGATCTCACCGGAGGAGTTTGGAGAGTTTATCGGAGAGGACATTCGTCTCGAACCCGTCATACTCAACAAAGACACGAAAGTAGAACAGCTTCTGAAATTTTATATGGGCAAAAACACGCCTGATCGACAGAATTTTATCATCGAAAAATTAAGAGTAGAAAAGGACCTAGTAGAGGAAGTAGCGTAA